AGGTAAGCAAGATCGCGAGTTTCATTGCCGCGATCAATCCGGAGATTCCCTACGCGCTGCTGGCCTTCGCACCCCACTTCTACATGAGTGATCTGCCCTGCACCTCGGCAAGTCATGCCCGGGAGGCCGAAGCTGCCGCCCGCAGCGCCGGGCTGGTCAACGTACGCATCGGAAACCGGCATCTATTGGGGCTGGAATAGCGCTGGTCTCAGCGCCTCGATCTGCCGAATCGAATCAGTTGCTTCTAACCCAAATTACTAGGGCATAATTTTAACCATCACCACGCCATGCGAAGGAACTCGCGCCGAAAAGCTGCCTTTAAACTTGCCCAGGTCTTTTGCTGACCATAAGTCACGAACTCTGGCCGATAGATTGTTCGGGTAGCCGATTTCATTCCATGCGACGGACATTTTTGCATCTGAATCGCTACGGCTAAACAGCACCACCGATCGGGTGCCATCCTGAAGTTGTTTTGCCCATACTTCGAAATCCCCGTCATCCCTGACCTTCCGGCCCTGCCTGCCCAGGGGGTCCTGATTAACGGCAATGACCTCCTTATTGGTCAATATCTCGACTATCTCCGCGGACATGTCCCGCAAATCGTTGCCGGCCATCAGGGGTGCTGCCAACAGGCACCAGAGGCTGAAATGGGCGCGATATTCGGTTATGCTCATGCCCCCATTGCCGACTTCGAGCATGTCGGGATCGTTCCAATGGCCGGGGCCGGCATATGACTCCAGCCCAGCCTGTAGATCGAGAATTTTCGTCCAGCCCATGCCGCCCCAATCCCTCACGCAGTCCCAGCAATCCTGAATATCGCCGGTGGTGCGCCACAAATGACCGATGTCCTTCGCCCACAGCCACGGCTTATTGGTGCCCCATTCACAGATGCTGAAAACAATCGGACGTCCTGCCTTCTGAAGGGCATCCCGCATCAAGGCGTAAGAGGCCTCTGCATTCTGCTTGCCGTGGTAGCACCAGTCATACTTCAAATAGTCCACCCCCCAGACGGCATACTGGCGCGCATCCTGAAATTCGTACCCCCGGCTCCCGGGTCGCTTTTGACAGGTCATCATACCCGCATCCGAATACAGGCCAAACTTCAATCCTTTGGCATGAATATAGTCGGCCAGCGCTTTCATACCCGACGGAAACCGCTCGGGATCGGGAATGATGTTGCCCTGATCGTCCCGGCCCACCTGCCAGCAGTCGTCGATGACCACATAGCGATAACCGGCGTCTCTCATCCCGCTGCTGACCAGCGCATCGGCAATCTCTCTGATTAATGCTTCATCAACATTGCAGCCAAACTTATTCCAGCTGTTCCAACCCATAGGTGGGGTTAAGGCCAGACCATCGTCGAGGGCCTCAATATCCTCCATCGGAAGGGAAAAAATAACAGCGGCGAGCAGAAAATTCGCGCTCCACCCGGACCATTTCCTGAAGAGATTAATTTTCATGCAGTACTCCTTAGGCCTCCTTGGCGCTCATTTCTGAAGTTCCGCTGGCACAGGATGATCAGGGGTGGGGATTTCGTTAGTAATCGCCACGATTCTCCAGTGAGCGTCCTTCTTTATTAATAAAAAGCTGTCTATTCCTTGCTGTGGTTCCCTCGGCGAACCAGGAATACTGGCCTCATATAATACAAGTACTTGAGCCATATCACCAATCACTACCGGCCGCATGCGGATTATCCTCTCCACAAAACCCGTTTCCTCTACTTCTGCAGGCTCAATGAAATTGATGAAGTCGTCAATGAATCCCTCCACAGAAAACACTGTCGTGCTATCACGGCTGGTGCGCAATACAATGACAGCCTCATCGATAAAAAGTGATTCTACCTCATCCCAGTCCGGCGTTTGGCCCACTTCGAAGGTGACTAACCTGTAAAGTTCGGTTACTACGCCTTCTGCTGTCTTAAATGCATTCTCTGGAGATAAGGTCTGCCCCTGTGCCAAGACGTAGGAACATGTAAGATGGATGAGCAATAATACCGGCAACAGGGTCTTCATTCGAGAAAATTTCATGATATTTGCTCCTTTGGATAATTGATATTCTGGCTAATATACTTAGTCAGAGCAAAGTAAGCTCGTGAGGCTAATAACTAAAGGAGACGTCTTGCGTTTCCAGGGTGCTGTTGACGCCTCGTTCGAACCCTCCAGGGCTACTTCCTATTTCAGCAGCACCATCTTGATGGATTTGCTGTACTCCGGGGTCACCAACCGGGCGATGTAGATGCCGGAAGGCACTTCGCGGCCTATGACATCCCTACCGTCCCATATCACCTGATAATAGCCTGGTTCCATTTCTTGATCTGCCAGACGTGCCACCTCCCGGCCCAGGATGTCATAGACGATCAATGAGACATCACTTGATAGGGACACGTCATAGCGCACGGTGGTGACCGGATTGAAGGGATTGGGGTAATTTTCTGAGAAGTTAAATTGACTAGGGACTTTGATTGTGCCTCGACTGAAAAGTGGAGGTGTGCAGTACTCATTACTCTTTGCACTCCAATTCCCGTGTATATCCTCCGCCACTATCACATAATAGAGACTACCTGTACTTAGGCTAATAACGTCTTGGTACGCAGTGTCGCTCACAACGGCGAGAGGTTCAAGATGACTTGGATCTACTCCCGGCAAAGTACTTCTGAAAACCAAATAGTGCTTCAGGTCTGCTTCCTGATTGCGATGCCAGCTCAAACTGATGACCTCTCCATCCCAACTCCCTATGAGATTCTGTGGGGGCAATGGTGCCAGGTTATCTACCGAATAACCGCTATCAGGTGAGGAATCATAGAACACATTCGGATCCTTCGTATGTGCTGATACAAGCACGTAATGGATGCCATTGGTCCCGGCCATTGAATCGTAGAGAGTTGGCACAGTATATGAGTACTCTGAGAAACGATGTGCAGGCTGATTGGCGATCCACTCCCATGAGTATGATACCCCATTCTTCATTATCACACGAGAACCACCTTCATGAGGCTTAATCGGCGAAGCCCGAGACACTTGCTCCGACTTACTGGTGAGTAGGGTAAATGGAATCGCTCTCCAGACACTATAATATGGAAGTTCGTTTACATCCCAGTCCAATAATGAAGCCTTCCAGGTGACTGTCACTTTGCCACCCTGGTCATGGGGTACATCACTAACTGAGAGAATGATTGGGGAGTATTGCGGTCCCACAGCAAGAAGATTAGATCCACTGCCAACAAACAGGGTACTATCTGAGCCGATAGCAAATCCACGGCCAACATTTGCACCAGCTTCATATTCCCACCTCACTGTCCCTTCACTAGTTAGGGCATAGAGCATGCACTCCATCCAAAGCATAGGACCCGATCCGACGTAAATAGTACCCGCAGCATCAATTGCAGGAGCGGTCAATATCATATCTCCTGAATTGAAGGTCCATCTTAAGGAACCGTCAGAATTAAGAGCATACAGCTTGTGATCAAGTGAACCGACATAGACGGTTCCATCTACGTCAAGGGCTGGTGAAACATCAATGAAGTAGCCCGTAGTGTAGGTCCATTTTAGAGATCCATCAGGATTGATCACATAAAACTGATTGTCTTCAGATCCGACATACACAGTCCCGTCATCCCCAACTGCTGGTGAGGCGATGATTACACCATTGGTTGTAAAGTCCCATTTTTTCGATCCGTCAGGATTCACAGCATAGAGTTTTCCATCAAATGACCCCACATATATAGTGCCATCCGCGCCAATCGCTGGTGAAGAATCGACCCTGCCACCGGTTCTAAACTTCCATTTCAACGAGCCATCAAATCTAATGGCATATAGCGAACTATCACCAGAGCCGACATAGACATTACCGCTTGTGTCAATAGAAGGTGAGGATTGTATCCATCTATCGGCATTAAAGACCCATTTCAGTGATCCATCTGAATTAAGAGCGTAGAGCTTGCCATCCTGCGAACCAAAATAGACGGTTCCCTCCGATCCTAGGGCAGGCGAGGAAAGTACCTGACCAGCAGTTTTAAATGACCATTTTAGTGATCCATCCGGACCAATGGCATACAGCGAACTGTCTAGAGAGGTGCAATAGATTGTACCATCAGGCGCAATGGAAGGAGCAGATAGGATCCAATCTCCAGCAGCGAATGACCATCTCGTTGTTGGATTTTCATACACCGCGTATGGACTTCTTCCGCTATGCTCTGCATCATGTTGATACATGGGCCACGGTGATTCTACAGCCTGGCTAAATACGGAACATGTAATACAAAAAAGTGTCACTGTGCGGTTTCCGCCTAGCCGTCTGGTAAACATAATTCTAGCTCCTTACCTCACCAGCACCATCTTGATGGACTTGCTGTACCTCAGTGTCACCAGCCGGGCAATGTAGATGCCGGAAGGGACTATTCGGCTATATTGATTTTTACCATCCCACTGAACTTGGTGGTACCCCGGCTCTATATAGCCATCCACCAGCCGGGCCACTTCTCTCCCAAGGATATCATAGACCACAAGGGAGACGTCGCTACCCTTTGGCAGGTCATACCTGATCGTTGACGCCGGGTTGAAGGGATTAGGATAATTCTGATGCACATGGAATCGTCGAGGTATCTCCTGTTCAATACAATCGACGGACACCGTTTCCACGGAATATTCCACTAGCTCAAATCGAAACGAACCCCCAAACCAGGTATTGGATCCGGTATTGAGAACTTGTCCGACACCAGGTGCGTAATAGTGCCAACTCTTCTGGGTTGTATCTCCTTCCGTAGATTGGGTCAATCCAATCTTGATGCAATTGTCGAACGTCCCAGCCGGCACCTCAATCGTAACGGCTATGCTCTCGACAACAAAGGAGAAATGCCCTCCCATCTCATAGGAATCGAACTCCCAGGTATACCCCTGGTTGATCATAGCATTTGGCCACCACAAAACTGGCGATTCGAAGAAAATAGCTGAATCCACCAGCGATGTATCACCGAGAGCAGCTATGACGATACCCTCAGGATCGACTCTCAGCCAGGAATACCAGCACCATGCTGGACTACCATCGTCGGCGGCCGTG
Above is a window of Candidatus Neomarinimicrobiota bacterium DNA encoding:
- a CDS encoding T9SS type A sorting domain-containing protein, which codes for MNNTLTVLASILCISLLQPATAQQAIDYFPLCAGNYWVHRTDTLGGVYDPATYRMEVPAVEEVGGEQLYLFKETTAADDGSPAWCWYSWLRVDPEGIVIAALGDTSLVDSAIFFESPVLWWPNAMINQGYTWEFDSYEMGGHFSFVVESIAVTIEVPAGTFDNCIKIGLTQSTEGDTTQKSWHYYAPGVGQVLNTGSNTWFGGSFRFELVEYSVETVSVDCIEQEIPRRFHVHQNYPNPFNPASTIRYDLPKGSDVSLVVYDILGREVARLVDGYIEPGYHQVQWDGKNQYSRIVPSGIYIARLVTLRYSKSIKMVLVR
- a CDS encoding PQQ-binding-like beta-propeller repeat protein, whose product is MFTRRLGGNRTVTLFCITCSVFSQAVESPWPMYQHDAEHSGRSPYAVYENPTTRWSFAAGDWILSAPSIAPDGTIYCTSLDSSLYAIGPDGSLKWSFKTAGQVLSSPALGSEGTVYFGSQDGKLYALNSDGSLKWVFNADRWIQSSPSIDTSGNVYVGSGDSSLYAIRFDGSLKWKFRTGGRVDSSPAIGADGTIYVGSFDGKLYAVNPDGSKKWDFTTNGVIIASPAVGDDGTVYVGSEDNQFYVINPDGSLKWTYTTGYFIDVSPALDVDGTVYVGSLDHKLYALNSDGSLRWTFNSGDMILTAPAIDAAGTIYVGSGPMLWMECMLYALTSEGTVRWEYEAGANVGRGFAIGSDSTLFVGSGSNLLAVGPQYSPIILSVSDVPHDQGGKVTVTWKASLLDWDVNELPYYSVWRAIPFTLLTSKSEQVSRASPIKPHEGGSRVIMKNGVSYSWEWIANQPAHRFSEYSYTVPTLYDSMAGTNGIHYVLVSAHTKDPNVFYDSSPDSGYSVDNLAPLPPQNLIGSWDGEVISLSWHRNQEADLKHYLVFRSTLPGVDPSHLEPLAVVSDTAYQDVISLSTGSLYYVIVAEDIHGNWSAKSNEYCTPPLFSRGTIKVPSQFNFSENYPNPFNPVTTVRYDVSLSSDVSLIVYDILGREVARLADQEMEPGYYQVIWDGRDVIGREVPSGIYIARLVTPEYSKSIKMVLLK
- a CDS encoding glycoside hydrolase family 27 protein, which codes for MEDIEALDDGLALTPPMGWNSWNKFGCNVDEALIREIADALVSSGMRDAGYRYVVIDDCWQVGRDDQGNIIPDPERFPSGMKALADYIHAKGLKFGLYSDAGMMTCQKRPGSRGYEFQDARQYAVWGVDYLKYDWCYHGKQNAEASYALMRDALQKAGRPIVFSICEWGTNKPWLWAKDIGHLWRTTGDIQDCWDCVRDWGGMGWTKILDLQAGLESYAGPGHWNDPDMLEVGNGGMSITEYRAHFSLWCLLAAPLMAGNDLRDMSAEIVEILTNKEVIAVNQDPLGRQGRKVRDDGDFEVWAKQLQDGTRSVVLFSRSDSDAKMSVAWNEIGYPNNLSARVRDLWSAKDLGKFKGSFSARVPSHGVVMVKIMP